One region of Vitis vinifera cultivar Pinot Noir 40024 chromosome 1, ASM3070453v1 genomic DNA includes:
- the LOC100261196 gene encoding uncharacterized protein LOC100261196 yields MKTKTKPLFLKYFFFSLFVSIPILLLFSFQSLRRKTTDPPPGNQPSGDLRIRPGYTSYEAYLQLQLNKTLNPKLRKIWTTRDWDRKINVFAQFFQDLKQKQLLKNESKALCIGARVGQEVEALRRVGVADSVGIDLVPYPPLVLKGDFHNQPFKNDTFDFEFSNVFDHALYPDKFVGEIERTLRPGGVCVLHVALSRRSDKYSANDLYSVRPLTEMFGRSEVVHVRTVDGFGLDTEVVFRKKKLIGRS; encoded by the coding sequence ATGAAGACCAAAACCAAGCCACTCTTTCTCAAAtacttcttcttctctctctttgtATCCATCCCTATCCTCCTCCTATTCTCTTTCCAATCCCTCCGCCGTAAAACTACAGACCCACCACCCGGAAACCAACCCTCCGGCGACCTCCGTATCCGCCCCGGCTACACCTCCTACGAAGCCTACTTACAGCTCCAGCTCAACAAAACCCTCAATCCCAAACTCAGAAAGATATGGACCACCCGTGACTGGGACAGAAAGATCAACGTCTTCGCTCAATTCTTCCAAGACCTCAAGCAGAAACAACTACTCAAGAACGAGTCCAAAGCGCTGTGCATCGGCGCCCGAGTGGGGCAAGAGGTGGAAGCGCTGAGGCGAGTTGGAGTGGCGGACTCGGTGGGAATCGACCTGGTTCCCTACCCGCCCTTAGTGTTGAAGGGAGACTTCCATAACCAGCCGTTCAAGAACGACACATTCGATTTCGAGTTCTCCAATGTTTTCGACCACGCGCTGTATCCGGACAAGTTCGTTGGGGAGATCGAACGGACGTTGAGGCCCGGCGGGGTCTGCGTTCTACACGTGGCGCTGTCGCGACGGTCTGATAAGTACTCTGCCAATGATTTATACAGCGTGAGACCGTTGACAGAGATGTTTGGAAGGTCGGAGGTGGTCCATGTTCGCACCGTAGACGGGTTCGGGTTGGACACAGAAGTGGTTTTCCGGAAAAAGAAATTGATCGGACGCTCCTGA
- the LOC100252545 gene encoding photosystem II core complex proteins psbY, chloroplastic: MAATIATMAMLNAKCLSINSPKNLNLSKPTAKPISLLSIQNLPKGLTTLKSSENQNLSTSLAGTAIAGAIFSTLSSCDPALAAQQIAEIADGDNRGLALLLPIIPAIAWVLFNILQPALNQLNKMRSTKGVIIGLGLGGLAASGFMLTPHASASEIATLADAASSDNRGQLLLFVVTPAILWVLYNILQPALNQLNRMRSE, translated from the coding sequence ATGGCAGCAACCATAGCGACAATGGCCATGCTCAACGCCAAATGCTTGAGCATCAATTCTCCCAAGAACCTCAACCTCTCCAAGCCAACCGCAAAACCCATCTCCCTCCTCTCCATCCAGAACCTCCCAAAAGGCCTCACCACCCTGAAATCATCCGAGAACCAAAACTTGTCAACTTCCCTAGCAGGTACTGCCATCGCCGGAGCCATCTTCTCGACCTTGAGCTCCTGCGATCCTGCCTTGGCAGCTCAACAAATCGCGGAGATAGCCGACGGCGACAACCGTGGCCTCGCGCTTTTGCTGCCTATAATCCCAGCCATAGCTTGGGTGCTCTTCAACATCCTCCAACCAGCTCTCAACCAGTTGAACAAAATGCGCAGCACCAAGGGGGTCATCATCGGGCTTGGCCTTGGTGGATTGGCGGCATCAGGGTTCATGTTGACGCCCCATGCATCAGCCAGTGAAATTGCCACGCTTGCAGATGCTGCGTCTTCTGATAACCGGGGACAGCTTCTGCTCTTTGTTGTGACTCCAGCTATTCTCTGGGTTCTGTACAATATTCTACAACCGGCTCTGAACCAGCTCAACAGGATGAGATCTGAATGA